One genomic segment of Gasterosteus aculeatus chromosome 6, fGasAcu3.hap1.1, whole genome shotgun sequence includes these proteins:
- the LOC120820812 gene encoding E3 ubiquitin/ISG15 ligase TRIM25, whose protein sequence is MGTVKKTLKCPVCQDFFTDPVTLPCGHHFCLTCIQAVWETDGSEDGPFFCPECQIFLPADLKLEVNTSLQIKVKDVAETTELWTPTTSRATESASTIHCDHCIDTPSVAIRTCLTCDASLCRAHALLHQQRSALREHTVVEVTGDLLSLKCKEHREELKLFCMEERVPVCCLCVLVGMHKNHNALQLREACADFRSMLETTMNQMLKRRNEAEHAIRDLESLYTQTVTSAANFRERISDKYSRIRVVLDGDERLMMQIIDAEETHMTEWLEAQRGNMEAQIKEIDSLRASRKSLLKEEIELRFLQEVDKDLCDLEKLRTAERLVDDLSGALSQHFPRTWSYLSSPALDSKSAHPNLQISPDRKQVYWRKQPVGEALRPQLNDFQYSVLAEDSFTAGSPYWEVIVQEKPYWLVGLTTGPVGKGEPPSESCSSLGVNNTSWCIYHGDGQYLACHGTEEKQLSVGKKVRKLGIMANLQKGELAFYDADAMTLLHSCCVQCTLPLYPMLNPCIDVNGRNTQPLTMFWIKDPWDWHVNAEGVKK, encoded by the exons ATGGGGACGGTCAAGAAAACTTTGAAGTGTCCCGTTTGCCAGGATTTTTTCACGGATCCTGTGACCCTGCCTTGCGGACACCACTTCTGTCTCACCTGCATCCAGGCCGTCTGGGAAACCGATGGGTCGGAAGACGGTCCGTTCTTCTGTCCAGAGTGTCAAATATTCTTACCCGCTGATCTCAAACTGGAAGTGAACACCAGCCTTCAGATCAAAGTAAAGGACGTGGCAGAGACAACAGAGCTGTGGACACCAACCACGAGCAGAGCCACAGAATCAGCCTCAACTATCCACTGTGACCACTGCATAGACACACCTTCGGTGGCCATAAGGACCTGCCTGACCTGTGACGCCTCGCTGTGCCGTGCTCACGCCCTGCTGCACCAGCAGAGGTCTGCTCTGAGGGAGCACACTGTTGTGGAGGTGACGGGAGACCTGCTGTCTCTCAAGTGCAAGGAGCACCGTGAAGAGCTCAAGCTCTTCTGTATGGAGGAGAGGGTCCctgtgtgttgtctgtgtgtcctGGTTGGCATGCACAAGaaccacaatgcattgcaaCTGCGTGAGGCCTGTGCAGACTTTAGG AGCATGTTAGAGACCACCAtgaaccagatgctgaagaggAGAAATGAAGCAGAACACGCCATAAGGGACTTGGAGTCATTGTATACACAAACAGTG ACGTCTGCTGCCAATTTCAGGGAGAGAATCTCAGACAAGTACAGCCGCATTCGCGTTGTACTGGATGGTGATGAGCGTCTGATGATGCAGATCATAGACGCAGAGGAGACGCACATGACAGAGTGGCTGGAGGCCCAGAGGGGCAACATGGAGGCTCAGATCAAAGAGATCGACAGCCTCAGAGCCTCCAGAAAATCACTCCTCAAAGAAGAAATTGAGCTGCGATTCCTACAG GAGGTAGACAAAGACCTGTGTGACCTGGAGAAGCTGAGAACGGCCGAGAGGCTGGTGGATGACCTCTCGGGGGCTCTTTCTCAACACTTCCCACGCACGTGGTCAT ATCTAAGTTCACCTGCTCTGGACTCCAAGTCAGCCCATCCAAACCTGCAAATATCGCCGGACAGGAAACAAGTGTACTGGAGAAAGCAGCCTGTCGGTGAAGCTCTGAGACCTCAGCTAAACGACTTCCAGTACAGCGTCCTCGCTGAGGACAGTTTCACTGCTGGCAGTCCCTACTGGGAGGTCATTGTACAGGAGAAACCTTACTGGCTAGTGGGTCTGACCACTGGGCCAGTTGGCAAAGGAGAGCCACCAAGTGAGAGCTGCTCCAGCCTGGGTGTGAACAACACATCGTGGTGCATTTACCACGGAGATGGACAGTACCTGGCATGCCATGGCACAGAGGAGAAGCAGCTGTCAGTGGGGAAGAAAGTCCGAAAGCTGGGCATTATGGCGAACCTCCAGAAGGGAGAGCTGGCCTTCTACGACGCAGATGCCATGACCCTGCTCCACTCTTGTTGTGTGCAGTGCACCCTGCCTCTGTACCCCATGTTAAACCCATGCATTGATGTGAATGGACGAAACACACAGCCGCTCACCATGTTTTGGATTAAAGACCCCTGGGATTGGCATGTGAACGCAGAAGGTGTCAAAAAGTGA